One part of the Salinimonas iocasae genome encodes these proteins:
- a CDS encoding VIT1/CCC1 transporter family protein, translated as MASLREHFTDPQRCWRRFIAGLVIFIVGAGLLFGTAHLSPALLYHPVLYWFSAGVLLTGFALAMSGYLGIFIQRFTGLNKVKKRSRGGGD; from the coding sequence ATGGCCTCGCTTCGTGAGCATTTCACCGACCCCCAGCGATGCTGGCGTCGCTTTATCGCCGGGCTGGTGATTTTTATTGTGGGTGCCGGACTTCTGTTTGGCACTGCACACCTCTCCCCCGCGCTGCTTTATCACCCCGTGCTGTACTGGTTTTCCGCAGGGGTACTGCTTACAGGGTTTGCACTGGCCATGTCAGGTTATCTGGGTATCTTTATCCAGCGCTTTACCGGGTTAAATAAGGTTAAGAAGCGATCACGCGGTGGCGGTGATTGA
- a CDS encoding MATE family efflux transporter, with translation MILANVTTPLLGLVDTAVMGHMDSPAMLAGASIGALILTQIYWVCGFLRMSATGLSAQARGQAENTVSSAKVFYQSSAMALILGVMVFALQYPVLTAGIYLAGASEQVSQYIDAYFSVRVWGAPAAMLNLALIGWLVGQQKTRAVMAIQIVGNLLNAGLDFFFVLGLDMSVQGVALASVFAEYTMALLAAGVALKMCHGIRPHARWFNKAARRILFKLNGDMLLRNLALQLCLAFLTLQGARYGETAAAVNAILMQFFVLIALGLDGIAYAVEALVGEAAGKNQREQVIQQTWRGLLWSSVFAVLYAIGFWLFGSNIIGLLTDLPTLFEAALPYLPLMIWLPLVGHWCFLFDGVFVGLTRSGAMRDTMIFSAVGVFFPLWWLFRDSGNEALWYALLGFLLARGLSLGGLLVWLNHRHRVIAS, from the coding sequence ATGATTCTGGCCAATGTTACCACACCCCTGTTGGGACTCGTTGATACGGCCGTAATGGGGCATATGGATTCCCCTGCAATGCTGGCCGGTGCATCCATCGGCGCGCTGATTCTTACCCAGATTTACTGGGTTTGTGGGTTTTTGCGAATGTCGGCTACCGGCCTGAGTGCGCAAGCACGGGGGCAGGCCGAAAATACGGTGTCCTCTGCTAAGGTTTTTTATCAAAGTAGTGCCATGGCACTGATTTTAGGCGTGATGGTATTTGCGCTGCAATATCCTGTCTTAACGGCGGGAATCTATCTGGCCGGTGCCAGTGAGCAGGTCAGCCAGTATATCGACGCGTATTTTTCGGTAAGGGTGTGGGGAGCACCTGCCGCAATGCTGAATCTGGCGCTCATAGGCTGGTTAGTGGGGCAGCAGAAAACCCGTGCGGTCATGGCTATCCAGATAGTGGGCAACCTGCTAAACGCAGGATTAGATTTCTTTTTTGTACTGGGCCTGGATATGTCGGTACAGGGCGTCGCGCTGGCCAGCGTTTTTGCTGAATACACCATGGCGCTGCTGGCAGCCGGCGTTGCTTTGAAAATGTGCCACGGCATTCGTCCGCATGCTCGGTGGTTTAATAAAGCCGCCCGTCGAATTCTGTTCAAGCTCAATGGCGATATGCTGCTGCGCAACCTGGCGCTGCAGTTGTGTCTGGCATTTCTAACGCTGCAGGGCGCGCGATACGGAGAAACGGCTGCCGCCGTTAACGCGATACTGATGCAATTTTTTGTATTAATCGCGCTAGGACTTGATGGTATTGCATATGCTGTAGAGGCGCTGGTGGGTGAAGCTGCAGGCAAAAACCAGCGTGAGCAGGTGATACAGCAAACATGGCGGGGTTTGCTCTGGTCGTCAGTCTTTGCTGTGTTATACGCAATTGGCTTTTGGCTGTTTGGCAGCAATATCATCGGGCTGCTGACCGATTTACCGACATTGTTTGAAGCAGCACTGCCTTATTTGCCATTGATGATCTGGCTGCCACTGGTAGGGCACTGGTGCTTTCTCTTTGACGGGGTATTTGTCGGGCTGACACGCTCTGGCGCGATGCGCGATACAATGATTTTCAGCGCCGTGGGTGTCTTCTTTCCACTCTGGTGGCTATTTCGGGACAGTGGGAATGAAGCGCTATGGTATGCGCTACTTGGCTTTTTACTCGCTCGGGGGCTAAGTTTGGGCGGATTGCTGGTGTGGCTCAATCACCGCCACCGCGTGATCGCTTCTTAA
- a CDS encoding polysaccharide deacetylase family protein, which produces MIKSLYMSTINALLMLSGLTIPVLAQAEQSSAPVLLYHHVSTDTPASTSVTPQTFSEHMAYIAKNHTVLPLSQIVEAARNNKSLPEDALAITFDDGYANILENAHPILQKHGFPYTVFINPETIDARADQLTWQQVEDMSEEGVTFANHTLDHLHMLNRKSEESDEDWLKRVWQNVEQAQQKLASHIDNPEQYLAYPFGEYNQQLAQKVAQSGYTGFGQHSGAIGPHSDFAALPRFPSAGPYANLKSLKTKMNSLAMPVSSSTVTNPELARDEQPETVSLTIDGDDVRLSQATCYYNGEAIDTRVDEKTLTFTLQSSIPTGRSRVNCTAPSTKHSGKYYWYSQPFFKSEKSGNYPD; this is translated from the coding sequence ATGATAAAAAGTCTGTATATGTCTACCATAAACGCATTGCTGATGTTATCAGGCCTGACTATTCCCGTGCTTGCACAGGCGGAGCAAAGCAGCGCGCCTGTATTGCTCTATCATCATGTTTCTACTGACACCCCGGCCAGCACCAGCGTAACGCCACAGACTTTTTCAGAACATATGGCGTATATCGCAAAAAATCATACTGTGCTGCCCCTTAGCCAGATCGTCGAAGCAGCCCGCAACAATAAATCACTACCGGAAGATGCCCTGGCAATCACGTTTGACGACGGCTACGCGAATATTTTGGAAAATGCACACCCCATTCTTCAAAAGCATGGCTTCCCTTATACGGTTTTTATCAATCCCGAAACCATTGATGCACGAGCCGACCAGCTGACGTGGCAACAGGTAGAGGATATGTCGGAAGAGGGTGTCACTTTTGCCAATCATACTTTAGACCATTTACACATGCTTAATCGCAAAAGCGAAGAGAGTGATGAGGACTGGCTGAAGCGTGTCTGGCAAAACGTGGAGCAGGCGCAGCAAAAACTGGCCTCACACATTGATAACCCTGAACAGTATCTGGCGTATCCGTTCGGCGAATATAATCAGCAGCTGGCGCAGAAAGTTGCACAGTCCGGCTATACCGGATTTGGCCAGCATTCAGGCGCGATTGGTCCACACTCTGATTTTGCTGCACTACCTCGCTTTCCGTCCGCAGGTCCCTACGCCAATCTGAAAAGTCTGAAGACAAAGATGAACAGTCTTGCTATGCCGGTGTCTTCATCGACGGTCACTAATCCAGAGCTCGCCCGCGATGAGCAGCCTGAAACGGTATCACTAACTATTGATGGTGACGATGTAAGGCTTAGTCAGGCTACCTGTTATTATAACGGTGAGGCTATTGATACACGGGTTGATGAAAAAACGCTGACCTTTACCCTGCAATCATCAATTCCAACCGGCCGCTCACGGGTAAATTGCACGGCGCCTTCAACGAAGCATTCAGGTAAATATTACTGGTATTCGCAACCGTTTTTTAAAAGTGAGAAATCGGGGAATTATCCTGATTAA
- a CDS encoding sensor domain-containing protein has translation MSEARDKVELYLDTANALHYLLLKISRGCTVFFDKNGCKKEDPILKQTNGNYALVPRELPKALLQEISGYYLTRPRIVDFGQLEQFHSIISPTFDDDYPWQLTVCPSAGYLTRIVEELPIGIISVNHLWNATYVNGSCAELMRTDVNALMSRGWTRNFKDSDLRKLHQHMSNNEEYGNSIKLKTQLLTPLGSLCVFSVHAVGHFDEENNFISAILAISDITKEHEAEKKLQYIADHDKLTSLYNRSSFLRLVEELEEKAFERVLFIFIDLDKFKQINDNYGHKFGDNILEITSQRIKASVREADLAARFGGDEFVIGMPSIPNEETATTLAKKLTQSLNRTACIQGVELELRSSIGVAWAPTLELEQYTIRADKIKALLDAADTSMYEAKRNQHTKQHFRIFDASLRDQTNLLQKQRAEIEAILKNDLLQIAFQPIYDENHNITSLEALARLRGCNNIFNQIEELINAAKESDYDIQIFNICLYQSIAGFAEIRHYSPKLTLNLNVDLSQLENTEFLEKITALCERYQLPSNSICLELTEKVLEHSDDVCTTLIQRLLQHGFLISMDDFGTGYSSLKRLMCYDFHQLKIDKFFIHSLFESKKFKKALKAIIAIGHSLNMRVLAEGIETQEQYFLCKSMGVTEFQGFYLNKPLPLDSVIDIVKSH, from the coding sequence ATGTCGGAAGCACGGGATAAAGTGGAATTATACCTCGATACCGCCAACGCACTGCATTATTTACTTCTTAAGATAAGTCGGGGCTGTACCGTTTTTTTTGATAAGAATGGCTGCAAAAAAGAAGACCCTATCCTCAAGCAAACAAATGGTAATTACGCTCTGGTTCCCAGAGAGCTTCCTAAAGCGCTATTACAAGAAATTAGTGGTTACTATCTTACACGGCCGAGAATTGTCGACTTTGGCCAACTTGAACAATTTCACAGTATTATTTCACCCACCTTCGATGATGATTATCCTTGGCAGCTAACGGTATGCCCCAGTGCCGGTTATCTGACTCGTATCGTCGAGGAATTACCAATTGGCATTATTAGTGTAAACCACCTTTGGAATGCCACTTATGTCAACGGCTCTTGCGCGGAACTCATGCGTACAGATGTGAACGCTCTCATGAGCAGAGGCTGGACGCGAAATTTCAAAGATAGTGATTTGCGTAAGCTTCATCAGCACATGAGCAATAATGAAGAGTACGGCAACTCAATTAAGCTGAAAACACAACTACTCACACCTTTGGGTTCCCTTTGTGTATTCTCAGTGCACGCTGTAGGTCACTTCGATGAAGAGAACAACTTCATCAGTGCTATTTTGGCAATATCTGATATAACAAAAGAGCATGAAGCAGAAAAAAAACTCCAATATATAGCTGACCACGATAAATTAACTAGTCTATACAATCGCTCAAGCTTTTTACGCTTAGTCGAAGAGCTTGAAGAAAAAGCGTTTGAAAGAGTACTGTTCATCTTTATAGACTTGGATAAATTTAAACAGATTAATGATAATTATGGTCATAAGTTTGGTGACAACATACTTGAGATAACTTCTCAAAGAATTAAAGCTTCGGTGCGCGAAGCCGATTTAGCAGCCCGATTCGGCGGTGATGAATTTGTGATAGGTATGCCATCCATCCCCAATGAAGAAACAGCGACTACCCTGGCAAAGAAACTGACACAATCATTGAATCGTACAGCTTGTATCCAAGGGGTGGAACTTGAATTACGTAGTAGTATTGGTGTTGCCTGGGCACCGACCCTCGAACTAGAACAATACACCATCCGCGCTGATAAAATAAAAGCGCTTTTAGACGCTGCAGATACTAGTATGTACGAAGCAAAGAGAAATCAGCACACTAAACAGCATTTTCGTATCTTTGACGCCAGCTTGAGAGACCAAACTAACCTTCTTCAGAAGCAACGTGCAGAAATAGAAGCCATTCTCAAAAATGATTTGCTGCAGATTGCTTTTCAACCTATCTATGATGAAAATCATAATATTACAAGTTTGGAAGCACTGGCTCGTTTAAGAGGGTGTAATAATATCTTTAATCAAATCGAAGAGTTGATTAATGCAGCGAAAGAAAGTGATTATGACATACAAATTTTTAATATTTGTCTTTACCAGTCAATTGCAGGCTTTGCAGAAATAAGACACTACTCACCGAAGTTAACATTAAACTTGAATGTGGATTTATCGCAGTTAGAAAACACAGAATTTTTAGAAAAAATTACTGCGTTATGTGAAAGGTATCAGCTCCCTTCAAATAGTATTTGCCTGGAGCTAACTGAAAAAGTGCTGGAACATAGTGACGACGTTTGCACTACTTTGATTCAACGTCTTTTACAACATGGCTTCCTTATTTCTATGGACGACTTCGGTACCGGATACAGCTCTCTTAAGCGCTTAATGTGTTATGACTTTCATCAATTGAAAATTGATAAGTTTTTTATACATAGTCTGTTTGAGTCTAAAAAATTTAAAAAGGCGTTAAAAGCAATTATCGCAATAGGACATAGTCTGAATATGCGCGTGCTGGCAGAGGGTATTGAAACGCAAGAGCAATACTTTTTATGTAAATCAATGGGTGTGACCGAATTTCAGGGTTTTTACTTAAATAAGCCACTACCTCTTGATTCGGTAATAGACATTGTTAAAAGTCATTAA
- a CDS encoding chemotaxis protein CheB has product MQRKVTTTDITSSTTTKLVGIGASAGGLEALQELLEYLPANLDISYIIVQHLSTDFKSTRGELLAKHTSMQIKEACEAEEIRPRTIYLIPVGKLLRVTEGKIYLSDFPPNIKVNLPINELFRSMSEERDSSSIGIVLSGTGSDGSRGVQFLKQSDALVIVQNPEEAKFDGMPKSAIDTGAFDHILNIKDIPAQIESFFSQPKAEIEDKRFREHLSKNGKVVDDILDLIYKHTDLNFRAYKESTVSRRIEHRMSINRKSDLLEYWQYINDNKKEIILLKQDLLIGVTQFFRDCTVWDIIYTDIAQTLLKQTGKNKTLRIWCPGCSTGEEAYSYAILFTKVAEELDIDKNITVFATDIDEAAINYAAAGTYPSNISDEVPQDYLTRYFTELDDGSYRVNKEIRNNVVFAVHNLIQDPPFSNMNLVSCRNTLIYMQNSAQQKVMTYFHFSLQLNGVLVLGSAESLGPFSIYFDSLDQKNRLYQKNKDMKVPSPIRNSALFTKMNSKTPPSLRRFTPSTRRYEKTKQKSMTIGQKTITEEYLPPTLITNNKLTVLYSYGDTSAFTRKLEAGQASFDLAKLLDRDISGQAISAANESLRKKKAVLMRNIYSEKGTSWDLRCISFKEDSEENYVAVSFIPSHDPKTSEDEIVYEKDAHAQKRIEELEKSLIESQQLHRQALEDLDTTSEELQSSNEELISANEKLQSINEELQSVNEELYTVNSEYQQKITELTDINSDLENLMLATHLAVLFLTSDLKIRRFTGPMRQYLNIIDFDINRDFRDLSFNSPLEKLPDLVLDVKNSEKTTRQETFGSDDNKLEVTVSQYTSKEKISGFIISIVECP; this is encoded by the coding sequence TTGCAGAGAAAAGTTACTACAACAGATATTACCTCTTCTACTACAACGAAATTGGTAGGTATCGGTGCATCAGCTGGCGGCTTAGAAGCACTACAGGAATTACTTGAATACTTACCTGCTAATTTAGATATTTCTTACATTATTGTACAGCACTTATCGACTGACTTTAAATCTACTAGAGGTGAGCTTTTGGCCAAGCACACTTCTATGCAAATCAAAGAAGCCTGTGAGGCAGAGGAAATACGTCCCAGAACAATTTATCTAATTCCCGTAGGTAAATTACTACGTGTTACAGAAGGCAAAATCTATTTATCTGATTTTCCCCCAAACATTAAGGTTAACTTACCTATTAACGAGCTTTTCCGCAGTATGTCCGAGGAAAGAGACAGCAGTTCAATAGGTATAGTACTCTCAGGTACAGGATCGGATGGAAGCCGGGGTGTGCAATTTCTAAAGCAGAGCGATGCGCTGGTCATCGTCCAAAATCCTGAAGAAGCAAAATTTGATGGAATGCCTAAAAGTGCCATTGATACAGGCGCGTTTGACCACATTTTAAATATTAAAGATATTCCCGCTCAAATAGAAAGCTTTTTTAGTCAACCAAAGGCAGAAATTGAAGATAAAAGGTTTCGAGAGCATCTTTCGAAAAACGGGAAGGTTGTTGATGACATCCTTGATCTAATTTACAAACATACAGATCTCAATTTTCGTGCTTATAAAGAGTCCACGGTATCGCGTCGTATTGAGCACCGGATGAGTATTAATAGAAAAAGTGATTTATTGGAATATTGGCAATACATCAATGATAATAAAAAAGAAATAATTCTTTTAAAACAAGATCTATTAATAGGTGTGACCCAGTTTTTTAGGGATTGCACCGTATGGGACATTATTTACACAGACATAGCACAAACGTTATTAAAGCAAACAGGTAAAAATAAAACACTGCGAATCTGGTGCCCAGGTTGCTCTACCGGCGAAGAAGCATACTCATATGCAATCCTCTTTACAAAAGTAGCTGAGGAATTAGACATTGACAAGAATATAACTGTATTTGCCACGGATATTGACGAAGCGGCCATAAACTACGCTGCTGCAGGTACTTATCCATCAAACATCTCCGATGAAGTACCCCAAGACTATCTGACCCGCTATTTTACCGAGTTAGATGACGGCAGCTATCGTGTAAATAAAGAGATTCGCAATAACGTTGTTTTTGCAGTTCATAATTTAATTCAGGATCCCCCATTTTCTAATATGAACTTAGTGAGCTGCCGGAATACGCTTATATACATGCAAAACAGCGCTCAGCAAAAAGTGATGACCTATTTTCATTTTTCTTTGCAGCTTAACGGTGTTTTAGTTTTGGGTAGTGCAGAATCCTTGGGCCCCTTCAGTATCTATTTTGACAGCCTCGATCAAAAAAATCGTTTGTACCAGAAAAACAAGGATATGAAAGTTCCTTCTCCAATAAGAAATAGCGCGTTATTTACTAAAATGAATAGCAAAACGCCTCCTTCACTTAGACGCTTTACCCCATCTACTCGGAGATACGAAAAGACAAAGCAAAAGTCCATGACTATTGGTCAAAAAACTATTACTGAGGAATATTTACCCCCTACACTCATTACCAACAATAAACTTACCGTGTTATATAGCTATGGCGATACATCAGCATTTACTCGAAAACTTGAAGCAGGCCAAGCTTCTTTCGACCTTGCCAAATTGTTAGATAGAGATATTTCTGGTCAAGCTATATCAGCAGCTAATGAATCTTTAAGGAAAAAGAAAGCTGTTTTGATGAGGAATATTTATTCAGAAAAGGGGACTAGCTGGGATTTACGTTGTATTAGTTTTAAAGAAGATAGTGAAGAAAATTATGTTGCAGTAAGCTTCATACCTTCACATGACCCAAAAACCTCCGAAGACGAAATTGTTTATGAAAAAGATGCGCATGCTCAAAAGCGTATCGAGGAACTTGAGAAATCCCTTATTGAGTCACAACAATTGCACCGTCAAGCCCTAGAAGACTTAGATACCACCAGTGAAGAGTTGCAATCTAGTAACGAAGAGTTAATTTCGGCCAATGAGAAGCTTCAGTCAATAAATGAGGAACTTCAGTCAGTTAACGAGGAGCTTTATACCGTTAACAGTGAATATCAGCAAAAGATAACTGAATTGACTGATATAAACAGTGACCTCGAAAATTTAATGCTTGCTACACATTTAGCAGTATTATTTTTAACCAGCGATTTAAAAATCCGCCGCTTTACCGGCCCAATGCGGCAATACTTAAATATCATCGACTTTGACATAAACAGAGATTTCAGAGATCTTTCGTTTAATTCGCCATTAGAAAAACTGCCCGACCTTGTACTAGATGTAAAAAACTCTGAAAAAACAACCAGACAGGAAACGTTTGGATCGGATGATAATAAGCTAGAAGTCACAGTAAGTCAGTATACAAGCAAAGAAAAAATTAGCGGCTTCATTATCTCAATCGTAGAGTGTCCATGA
- a CDS encoding PAS domain-containing protein: MNKLQPTGRVHHYLEDELHSLLQHDRLIFEFFQSLLVDGLWYWDITNPEEEWMSPAFWWTFGYDHEFKAHKATEWQNIIFAEDLVSTKKALNLHLQNPNIPYDQTLRYHHKNGDTVWIRSRGVALYDDNGTPTRMLGCHINVTDIMRHQNASYRLKVKNEHLERQFNELKHKSFQEREMQDGLQQQLLLNRIRDDNGFCGELFFLEQVKLLIILAKRLKISITVVSVIQDSRRNTITEQQEINQFIRQKILPLIPEAPVFRFDVKLVGLIAVGLDYTELNTLKESSTDALTHFMWLVGRPSIAIRYSTFDNLEDISVDELDIEGLRRIFALTD, encoded by the coding sequence ATGAACAAGTTACAGCCCACTGGGCGAGTCCATCATTATCTGGAAGACGAACTGCATAGCCTTTTACAACACGATCGGCTCATTTTTGAGTTTTTTCAATCTTTGCTTGTTGATGGGTTGTGGTACTGGGACATAACGAACCCTGAAGAAGAGTGGATGAGCCCGGCATTCTGGTGGACGTTTGGTTATGACCATGAATTTAAAGCTCATAAAGCTACAGAATGGCAAAATATTATTTTTGCTGAAGATTTGGTATCAACCAAAAAAGCACTCAACCTGCATTTGCAAAATCCCAATATACCCTATGATCAGACTCTCAGATACCACCATAAAAACGGTGATACAGTATGGATACGTAGCAGGGGCGTAGCACTTTATGACGATAACGGTACTCCAACACGCATGCTCGGCTGCCATATTAACGTAACTGACATAATGAGGCATCAGAATGCATCTTACCGTTTAAAAGTCAAAAACGAGCATCTCGAACGCCAGTTTAATGAGCTGAAGCATAAAAGCTTTCAGGAAAGAGAGATGCAAGACGGTCTTCAACAACAGTTATTGCTCAATAGAATTCGTGACGATAATGGTTTTTGTGGAGAGTTGTTTTTCCTGGAGCAAGTTAAGCTTCTTATAATACTAGCAAAGCGACTTAAAATCAGCATCACGGTTGTCAGTGTTATTCAGGATTCTCGCAGAAATACAATTACTGAACAGCAAGAAATAAATCAATTCATCCGTCAAAAAATATTACCGCTTATTCCAGAAGCTCCCGTTTTTCGTTTCGATGTTAAACTGGTCGGTTTAATCGCAGTAGGTCTAGATTATACTGAGCTTAATACACTAAAAGAATCTAGCACCGATGCACTTACCCATTTCATGTGGTTGGTAGGGCGGCCTTCTATCGCTATACGTTATTCAACTTTTGATAATCTTGAAGATATTTCGGTAGACGAATTGGACATAGAAGGACTCAGACGTATTTTTGCACTTACTGATTAA
- a CDS encoding GNAT family N-acetyltransferase produces the protein MKIQVRQAVSEDGGQAVPLLLSAGEALLVPIFGLENKEQAERFLMSAWSRGEGQYGYANHWVAECDGQIAGLITCWHDSLPQDFDRQTMSSITHFYGLDGAMEVIIRSQQVTAALHPPLVKELALGHLAVDPTYRRVGVATALINFIESYARELQKLSIVLDVHKSNIQAMAFYAAQGFEVRQAVATFLQMAKGVSPQ, from the coding sequence ATGAAGATACAAGTTCGCCAGGCTGTCAGTGAGGACGGCGGGCAAGCGGTGCCTTTGTTGTTGTCAGCAGGAGAAGCGTTGCTGGTGCCAATATTTGGCCTTGAAAACAAGGAACAAGCTGAACGGTTTTTGATGAGCGCCTGGTCGAGAGGTGAGGGGCAGTATGGATATGCTAATCACTGGGTTGCGGAGTGTGACGGGCAGATCGCAGGACTAATCACCTGCTGGCACGATAGCCTTCCGCAAGATTTTGACCGCCAGACGATGTCGTCTATCACTCATTTTTATGGGCTGGATGGTGCGATGGAAGTGATTATACGCAGCCAGCAAGTCACAGCGGCATTACATCCGCCGTTGGTGAAAGAACTGGCTCTGGGGCATCTGGCGGTGGACCCAACGTATCGTCGGGTAGGCGTTGCTACGGCATTAATAAACTTTATTGAAAGCTACGCCAGAGAATTACAAAAATTATCCATCGTACTGGATGTACATAAATCTAATATTCAGGCGATGGCATTTTATGCTGCGCAGGGCTTTGAAGTCCGCCAGGCAGTGGCAACCTTTCTGCAAATGGCTAAAGGTGTGTCACCCCAATAA
- a CDS encoding SCO family protein — protein sequence MKQKTLVGVVLALAFVAGIWAAINVAPPESNLGTQAEEATYFQHYPQRRALPSFTLYRGDEGEFTTQDLKDQWTLVFLGYTFCPDVCPTTMASLNQIYPQIQKIDSDYPVRIMFLSVDPKRDTPERLASYKSHFNEEFIAASGGHDQLFPLVRSFGLMYSMPQSTDHESYLVDHSASIILVGPDAEVVGRFKPQATPGKLAVADPKHILSDLPAIIAKK from the coding sequence ATGAAGCAGAAGACTCTTGTTGGCGTTGTCCTGGCGCTCGCCTTTGTTGCCGGTATTTGGGCGGCTATTAATGTAGCGCCTCCTGAAAGTAATCTGGGTACGCAGGCGGAGGAGGCTACCTATTTTCAGCACTATCCGCAGCGCCGGGCATTGCCTTCGTTTACGTTGTATCGGGGCGATGAGGGCGAATTTACAACACAAGATCTGAAAGATCAGTGGACGTTAGTTTTTTTAGGGTATACATTTTGTCCTGATGTTTGCCCGACGACTATGGCGTCTTTGAATCAAATTTATCCTCAGATTCAGAAAATAGACAGCGATTATCCGGTCAGGATCATGTTTTTATCTGTCGACCCAAAACGTGATACACCCGAACGTCTGGCAAGTTATAAATCTCATTTTAATGAGGAGTTCATCGCTGCGAGCGGTGGGCATGACCAGCTGTTTCCGTTGGTCAGAAGTTTTGGTCTGATGTATTCAATGCCACAAAGCACAGACCACGAAAGTTATCTTGTTGACCACAGTGCATCTATTATTTTAGTTGGACCGGATGCGGAGGTGGTCGGGCGGTTCAAGCCCCAGGCCACGCCAGGTAAGCTTGCAGTAGCAGATCCGAAGCATATCCTAAGCGACTTGCCCGCCATAATCGCGAAGAAGTAG
- the cyoE gene encoding heme o synthase has protein sequence MAKSIDARDYSESVGKIPRWREYYELTKPRVVMLLLLTALVGMCLASQSWIPASVLIGGLTGIGLLASSAAVINHVVDHRIDSIMARTFNRPVAKGRVPVASALYFAAALGVLGFGILYLWINALTAWLTLASLVGYAVVYTMFLKRATSQNIVIGGLAGAAPPLLGWTAVTGSIHAHALLLVLIIYTWTPPHFWALAIHRERDYAKANVPMLPVTHGINFTKTWILGYTFLLMLVSFLPYLVGMSALIYLVGATLLNTAFLYYAWKLKFNDEPGWSMKTFRFSIIHLMILFVVLLLDHYVPVSL, from the coding sequence ATGGCTAAATCTATTGATGCACGGGACTATTCAGAATCGGTAGGAAAAATTCCCCGCTGGCGCGAATACTATGAACTCACTAAACCTCGCGTAGTAATGCTGCTATTACTGACCGCACTGGTTGGCATGTGTCTGGCGTCGCAAAGCTGGATCCCTGCCAGTGTGCTGATTGGCGGCTTGACCGGGATTGGTTTGCTGGCCAGCAGCGCTGCGGTTATTAATCATGTCGTTGATCATCGTATCGACAGTATCATGGCCCGAACCTTTAACCGGCCGGTCGCCAAAGGACGAGTACCGGTAGCCAGTGCACTCTACTTTGCTGCAGCACTGGGCGTTTTAGGATTCGGCATTTTATATCTGTGGATTAACGCGCTTACTGCCTGGCTGACGCTTGCTTCTCTGGTGGGGTATGCGGTGGTTTACACGATGTTTTTGAAGCGCGCCACCTCGCAGAATATCGTTATTGGCGGACTGGCCGGGGCAGCACCTCCACTACTGGGCTGGACCGCTGTGACGGGGAGTATTCACGCTCACGCGTTATTATTGGTACTGATTATTTATACCTGGACGCCGCCGCATTTCTGGGCGCTGGCTATTCACAGAGAGCGTGATTATGCTAAAGCCAATGTGCCTATGCTGCCGGTAACCCACGGTATCAACTTTACCAAAACCTGGATCCTCGGTTATACATTTCTGCTGATGCTGGTGAGCTTTCTGCCCTATCTGGTGGGGATGTCGGCGCTAATTTATCTGGTTGGTGCAACATTACTCAATACCGCATTTCTGTATTATGCCTGGAAGCTGAAATTTAACGATGAACCGGGCTGGTCGATGAAAACATTTCGCTTTTCAATCATCCATCTCATGATATTGTTTGTTGTATTATTGCTCGATCATTATGTTCCCGTTAGTTTATGA